ACAGGttcacattcattaaaaacaggtCAGACATGAACCCTGAACCAGGTTTCTGTGatcctcctcctgttcatacCGGACATGATCACATCTACAGACTCTGAAAAAGAAGCTTCGGCTGTTTGACGCATCCAGTCAGGATCTTCTGTCTGAGTCTCAGTCTGTTTAGTGTTACCGACGCTGATCTCCtgcccttcaaaataaaagtctgtcTTGACTCTGTTGCTTCAGTGTAAATCTGTGAGTGTCTGCAGACTCAGTGTGGATCAGTCAGACTTCAGATGTGATGTGTcagacagaagctgctgtctgattggctgtttgctAGTGAAGTGTGTATTTCCTGTCACACAGAGGAAGTGACTCAGAACTGTCAGCTGCCTGTCATCATCCGGCTATTTATAACCACACAAACAATATTTAACATGAGCACAGTCAGAAACACGTTTAAACGTATGCTTAACATTTCagtgtgcttttattctgaacaGATCCTgtttaaaacactttaaaaagcTCCATCATGAACCAAAGTCATCTGACTGTCTGTACTGATGGACACCAGCAGCAGGATCGATGCCGTTTCCATGACGACCAACTTTATTTAAACGGGATGACACAGAAATGACAATGAGCCAGTTGAGTCTGTCCGTTTCCtcttcagtcagctgtcagtgagGAGCTGATGGACGCAACACGTTAACTCCCTGAACTCCGCATTTCCACctttaacatgtttgtttgatgcTGTTAAACACTGAAGACTCGTCGTTTATCGCCTctgagaataaaacatgaaatgaaatgtggcGTGTGAAATACTGTCCCTGTGCTCTCATTGGATACCGTCCCTGTGCTCTCATTGGATACCGTCTCTGCGCTCTCATTGGATACCGTCCCCGTGCTCTCATTGGATACCGTCCCTGTGCTCTCATTGGATACTGTCCCTGCGCTCCCATTGGATACCGTCCCTGCGCTCTCATTGGATACCGTCCCCGCGCTCTCATTGGATACTGTCCCTGCACTCTCATTGGATACCGTGCCTGCGCTCTCATTGGATACCGTCCCTGTGCTCTCATTGGATACCGTCCCTGCGCTCTCATTGGATACTGTCCCTGTGCTGGGTTTTCTCAGCATGTTTGAGTGCTGTGGTGGCGTCTGGACTAGCTCATGATGAGATGAAGACTCGTGTCCTGATGAACCTTCATGACGTTCAAAGTAAAACCGTTGGAAGAGACAGGAGTGCTGCGCTGATTTCAGTGCTGCTGATTGTTTGTAGTGTTGTCACCATCAGAATGTGTCCTCACGGTGTACTTCAGagtgaagcagaagaaaaacttTACACCTGTCGCCACCTGCTAAACTGTCAGCTGTTACAGCTCTGCCTCCACTAATCACCACATCATCATGTGACCTGTGTGGGGACTCATCAGCTCTGAGGTCGACCTCTGACACACCTGTCATCTGTGTGTGACACCTTCACTCTGCAGCTAACAACCACCTGACCTCTCAGTGTGACCTGTTGACCGTCATGTGACGTCAGGTGGCCTTTCAACAAGGTCAGTGTCAGACCAGCACTGACTGAATGTAGTCCAGGTCCTGCTGCCTGTCAGGACCAGATAAACCACAGGAGACGCAGGTGAAAACCTGTTAGCTTCACAACATTTCTAACAACTCATCTCAGCAGGTTCGtgagctgcagcctgttttcATGTAGTGAACGCTAAAGTTAGCACGAGGCTAcgtttgaagtgtgtgtgtgtgtgtgtgtgtgtgtgtgtactcacaggGAAGGCGATctcacacagtttgtgtgtccaGTCGTCCAGCTGTTGTCTGTCTCCAGCAAACACGTAGGTCTTCTCTGTGGTCTCGATCAGGAAGGGTCCTGTGTCTCTGGGACAGCCGTCCATCTCCACCTCCGACACTCGGATACAATCCGCCAGACGGATCACCTAGGAGACGCACACAGGCTCTTATCACCACGGCAAGAGAGCAGGAACTGAACAAAAGAAATCATCGCATCACAAATAAAAGCTAATTACAGAAGAGTAGAGCAGAGTAGACTAGagaacaacacagcagcacagcagatctgaacagaacagaatccAACAATAGAAAACAATGGAAAACAATAGAAAGCAATAAAAAGCAGTAGAAAACAATATAAGAATGCAGTAGAACACAGTAGAACACAGTAGAACGCAATAGAAAACAGTAGAACGCAGTAGAAACAGTAGAACACAGTAGAACACAGTAGAACGCAATAGAAAACAGTAGAACGCAGTAGAACACAGTAGAACACAGTAGAAACAGTAGAACACAGTGGAACACAGTGGAAAAGAGAAGAACACAGTAGAAAAGTGGTACACAGTAGAACACAGTAgaaaacagtaaacacagtggaACACAGTAGAAAAGTGGTACACAGTAgaacacagtaaaacagtaaaacacagtggaaCACAGTGGAACACAGTAGAACACAGTAGAACTCGTTCCACCTTCTTGTGCTCTTGCTGTTTGCGCAGACTTCTGTCGCTCTTCTCcacacttcctccatctttACACTCAAAGAACTCCAGTCTGGAAATGGAGCAGGAACTTTCTCGGTACAGGACGCACCACACGCGCTTCCACttctacacacagacagacgcaggAAACGCTCGTCACACTCTGCAGGTACATTACAGGTAATCACCGCTCAGGTGTTACAGGTGATCGGAGGCTGCAGGTGAAATGCAGCACAGTTTGCTGATGATGCTAATTACACTGTTAGCATAACTCTGACTGCTGCTAGTGGCGGTGGTGGAaggtaactaagtacatttactgaagcaCTTACTTGAGTACTTACATTTGATGCAGCATTATACTCAAACGGCACCGACCCAACATGAAAATACCAACTTTCCAACAGAAAAACTTTCAGCTCAGCACAGAGAATGATTCCTGTTCCCGTTTCCTTTTTTAACACCTTTACTTGGAGTAGAATAATTTCCGATGTGTTAACTTATGTGAGTGAAACATCtgaatcctgctgctgcttgaacATTAAGGTCGTACAGACACTGCGTTATGTTAGCATTAGCGTTAGCTCTGTTGTTAGCCGCCGGTGTTCATACCTTTCcaaacctctgctgctgcaggtagAGCATCCCCTGTTTCCTGATGTCCTCCTCCATGACAACACTGGaggtcctcctcctttcctcgCCTCGAtgtcttccccctcctcctctggtgtctcctcctttcctcccttaTCTTACCTCCTTATATTTCCTCCTCGATTCCCTCGCCTCctcccctcaccctcctctctgACTTTGTGCTTCCTCTTCTGCTTAAAGTCTcactcctctttcctcctcttctatCTTCTTTTttgctcctcttctttttttactcctccttttcccctctgcttgctttgactttgctcctcttcacctcctttctgtttagtttttgactctttttctttcttcctttcctaAGCTTGTTCTTTTTGTCCTCCACTGATCTCCATTCACCTCCTTTCgttttgtcttctttctctcccgTCGTCGTTTCACCCTCTTCTGTCCTCCTGCCGTGGttcacctcctcttttctttcctctcctctctctctctctgtctgtggtgtCGGTGATGCAGAGAAACGTTGAATGTGTCATCTCTGTTTCCTGCCTTCACACTCTGTTGCAACATGTAATGCAGAACTAAGTGGTCGTGTGAATGTGAACCTCCTCTTTCGAGCTGTTCCTCCTTCCTCGCTGTCACACTTCAAGTGTTTTGCTCCAGTCgctcttctgttctgctctgcgGTTAAATTACCTTCTGTTTTAGTTCTtcagctttgtttctgtcttaGATCTGTCTGAATCCTCATAGAAACATCATGTGGTGTTGCGCCCCCCTCTGGTGGACATGTTGGAGGTTCTTGGTTCTTGGCATTGGTGTATCGATGCATTAACAGTGACAGGAACctcaaagtattttttttttaacgaatTACCgtttgaaaacagcacaagaaCCACAAATGTTTACAGCTCTGCTCACCTGATGGTCAGTTAGAGGCCTTCGCTAAGTCACGCTGGAGGATGTGAGACCTCTTCCTGTAGGACGTttggacagaagaagacaacTCTGATCCAGAGACTGACCTGATGAGGAGCATCAGCCACCTGCTGTTACCTCCTCACATGATCATCCAATCATAGTGGACCCTTTAATGACCAACCCACGGCCCCCCTTCTTGGATGAGACCTCAAGAACATTTGTTCACCATGGTGATGAACAATGTCACCTTCACCATCCGGATGGTGCCCCCCATCACacccagtggtggaagaaattTTCAGGGCCTTTAGCAGTAATGACAAAGTACAAATACTTTAAAATCACTTCTTTACTTTTCCCGTCAGCTGGAAACTGATCGACTGATTGATTTTGGCTTGAAGGTGGTGACTACCGTTTGAATAGAAGCgttttaatataaaacagacacaacaggtagaaaatgttgtgtttaatgtgttttaacagaaaagagccccccccccccatttttACTTTTGAGACACATTGAGAACTAACTGAACTGACTTGAGCAGCGTGAAGTTATTCCATCCCACCAGTAGATGGAGCTCTAACGTTCCCACAAGACCAACAGAGCATCCGAACTAAAGAGGCGCTGGCTTTAAAGACGTTAATCGATCGTTTCTCTCTGTATTGATCCACAGTGGTCGTACTGTGGATCAATGATCGTCGTTCTGGTTGCAACCGCAGAGATCAGCTTCATTTAttacagaggagaagaagaatatCCAGACGGCTACGGCAGGTCAGTAACTGTCAGATTAAAACCAACATGTTCATGATTCTGTCCTCAGTCATGTTTTATTACTTCATTACTTTAATCCAATCACTTTACATACGTTCACAAATAATTACAACAGTTTGTAATTATCAGTGATCAGAACCGCTGAGGAAGAAGAGTTTCTCAgtttgttctgctctgttttccttcttcatccctccatcttcttcttACTCTTCCTTCCTGATTGTCGGCAGGCTGCTGTAGGTTTGGGTCCAGTAGGCGACGTAGTCTGATCTCAGGTCATAGCTGCAGAGACGACACAGAAGGACCACAgtcagagacactgagagacgCAGAACAAAGACTACAGAGACGGCAGGGTCGCGGAGTTCAGTACCTGATGGAGGACTTGCTGATCTTGTTGTTGATGGTCAGGTAGGGATGCTGGTGTTTGGTGAAGGCGGGCCAGGGAACAGGGACTCTAGTCCCACCACTCGTGGGATCTCTGGACAAGAAGAGAGTGAGAGTTCACGGCAGTTTAAGAAAGGTCAGACCGGTTCAAACCATTTCAGACCAGTGAAAAACACTTTAAACCAGTTTAAACTAGTCTTAACTAAGTTCATATCAGTTCAGACCAGTTTGAACGGGTTTATAAAGACGGTACAAACACAGAACTGTCCCATTTTTATATTAGTTCAATAGACAAACAAAGGCATTTCATAGAGCAGTAGTCTAGTTTGGATCAGGGGACTGGTAAAGACCAGTAAAGACCAGTATTTATTGGTCTGGTGTGTATGAAACCAGAGACAGACTGAACCGGTTGAACTTTGTTTGCAGTGCTTGCTGGGACTTTACCCAGTCCTGGCGAAGTTGGTCCAGTATGCGATCATGTACTTGGACAGGTCTCGGTGTCGGGGGAAGTAGGCCAGCGGGGTGGAGAAGGGTTTACCAAACAGGTACTGCAGGTCCTCAGCATGCTCCGCCTCCACCCAGCGAGGGAATCCTGGGATACGAGTCTTCATGTTGAACAGGTAGGAGTAGGTACGGCCTCCGCTGAgggacaaacagcaggaaacacaggagAGGTGCATTCTGGTCATTTTATATGTACAGCTGACGTTTACATCACTGTGAGCCAcacatcctctgctgcagcaacCATAAATCAGCACTGACAGCACCGGTGGACCGAAAGTCCCTGcaaacatttactcaagcactgtacttcAGTACGTACAACTGtgatgtacttgtacttcactcatatttccattttatgaaGCCTTGAACTTGCTCTGAGGGATGTGAGTTAACAGCACCTGACCACTAAATGTACATCTTGTGACTTTTAGCTACTGTGGCTAGCATTGTTAGCATTtctgttagcttagctgctGCCAGTCTGTTCATCACtgtcatgtcatgtgatgtggcgtgatgttaaattaaatgtcatttcaaaacACTGTTCTCTTCATTTTGTGTATAAAAACACCTCCAAACTGTCACCAGTCGACAGAAACTTTGAACCAGCTCcctggaccaatcagagctaaCCTGGAGTTGTTGGCATGGAGTTGGAGGGCGGTCTGTGTGGGAACcaggaacaggaagtcagtctcGATGTCGGCCACCGTCTTCTTCACCGCCGCCTGGTCTGGAACTGCGCCCCAGTGAGACGTGTAGACGCTGTAGGCCGAGTCGACGGCGGCGTTCCCTTTCTCTTTCGTCAGACCGGCTAGCAGAGCCTTCACCTGCTCTCTGAGGAGAAACATTCAGGTTACTCCAGCAGAACATCAGAGAGGATTTCACTAAACGTTGAACTTTAGCTCTTAGCGTAGCTTTTTGATGTTTCAGCCCACTCAGATGTTAAAAAAGTTCGTTTCCAGCTgcagtatttattattttttcagctTCTGTATGAAGCGTCGAGTGTGCAACATGTACTTATTACTACATGCAGCAGCTCATTATGGGATTGTGTGGCATCCTGCTCCCCTTCAGCACAgtttctcttgtttctctgaTGGACAGTAATTACAGTCTCAGTTTTATTCatgattttaaatattatacattcagtttttatgttcTCCTCTAAACAGCTCAGTTTAATCTTTAGGTGTGAGCTGTCCTTGAGTCCGGTATCTGGTCCTGTGAGACTGGTATCTGGTCCTTGAGTCCGGTATCTGGTCCTGTGCCCTCCTGGTTTAGTTTAATAAAAGTAAGTACTCACACAGTCGTGGCGTTTCTCATGTTGATAGAAGGAACGTCGACTCCAGCAAAGATGTGTCCATCCATGCTGTTGACCCCGGCCAGGTAGTCGACCTGAGCTGCATTGTGGAACAGCCGACTGGGCTCTTCTGGAATAAAATCCCCATCGATCACCGGAGCCAGCTCAAGAAGATCCATGACCACACCTGTGGGGAcgacagagaggctgagacagaCCAGGTCCATGAAGTGAGAGCTCTTTTTTAAAAGCTCTTTCTGCACACTTTATGAACATCTGCGGACTTTCTGGAGGATATTACTCAGTTCACAGTGCTGTGAAGTTAATAATGATGTgtgagtgttatttgtttatGAAGTTaatatttagtttcttttttcttttcatagttttatAGCttagccgatttgttctcctcgttaaAGAGTgaatttctgtttgattacttttgttatttagattcttgttcctctgttttttgttgtttttttgtattttgagttgtttttcttatctagttctttcagtagtcagttccaTTTCCATggcctttgtgttttcctccttcgggaaCGTTTTCTGTTCGTTATCTTATTCTTTGATAGTTATTCATTGTCTTGTCCTGAGctctgttgtgtcttgtgttcctGTGTTGTCATCCCCTGTGTTGCGTCGTTGTTGTGTGGACTCTGTTACCCTCGTGTGTCGTTAGTCCCCTGAGTTTTAGTTGTCTTGGGTTTTCGTGtcttgtgttaaataaattagtTTATTTTGAATCTACGCCCCGTGTGTCCGTATTTGGGTTCTACCCTTTAgttcccctaagtccccaccttcctgacatcAGCAGCCTGTCAGGTGGGATGAACGAAGAGAGACGACCTGTGGACACAGGTCGAGCTGAAAGACCTGGTGTATCGTCACGGCGAGGATTCGGTGTCTTGATGGGCGGAAATGTGAAGACACTGTTCGGTAAACAGCTAAAAGTTCATTTAGAATTCttgtcaaaatgaaaaaacacagtttcaagAGAAGAGATGTTCTGACAAACTGAACCACTTTCATGTCTCTAAGAAGAATTAAAATCACTCAGATCATCATcatgaagaaggagagatgacTGAAAGGTTTCTTCGGTTCTACGttcatcagtgtttctctgtgataATCAAACTGAGCCTGCAGCTTTCTCCTCACTGTGACCGGTGAAGACTGGACTGACACCTGACAGGTGGACCTGGACTGGATATCACATTAAAAACTTTATCCTTGTTTGTTGGGGGTCTAGattctgccctctgctggccaCAGCTGGTCAATGCAGCTTTCATCACAATGACACCAAAGAGCAGTTTTCAGCTTTCCGTCAGTGCAGATGTGGTTTTGTTGGTTCCAGCTGTTCTGACCTTTTCCCAGAAGAAGCAGCACATCGATCTTTCCGGCCATGGTGAGCCCGACCGGGTCGCTCATCTTCAGACACGTTAAcatctcatcttcatcacttctcCAGCAGCCGGCTTTCCGAGCGATCTGCAGGAGCGAAACATAAAACTATGATGAGAACGAGGAAACAAGCCGGAAACAAAATCAGTTTGATCCGACGTTCCGTCATGTTCTGGGGTTCTTGTTTTGTGGACCTTCTTGGTGAGAGCCATGGGGTTCCTCTGCAGGGCCCAAGGACTGAGGGCCACGCCACACTGTGTGATCGCTCTGCGGAATAACCCTTTACTGTAGGGAGACAGCATCTGTgggacagacaggtagagagacagacagagagacaaccATCAGCATCGTCAGATTCATTCAGGTGTGTCACCACCTGAGGAATGATAACAGTAACAATGAGCCTCAGTGAGTGATTCTGTTattattcagtttctgttcacACATTTATGATCTAACAGGTCATGAGTcagtaaaacaaactaaatcaGAACTATGAGACTAAACCCGGCAGCTAGAAGGTCCTGGTTCGATGCCCAGCTGAAAGCTGCAGTCACGGGACTGTTTCACCTCATCTCATCCCACCAGAAGTTCACTGCTGGGACGCCGCGAGCTGCGACTGGAGCGACGGTACATTTGTTGTATGCAGAAGCCGATACTTTTACGTCTGACCTGGAAGCTGGCGCTGGCGGCTCCGGCTGACTGGCCAAAGACGGTGATGTTGTCGGGGTTTCCTCCGAAAGCCTTGATGTTTCTGTGGACCCAGGAGATGGCAGCGTGCTGATCCCACAGACCGTAGTTACCTGAGAGGTAAAACAGTCACCTGTTTACTGCCTCTGACTGATCAGTTGGACGTCAGGACAGTTTAATATAATCCTGTTGCCCTGTTCGTAAACTGGTTGTGGTTGTCGGTGTAAATCCAGACAACGACTCCATCCTCTGGGACAGTGCCTCCGTCACCAGGCTCAGTGACTCGGCCACACTGACCTCAGATTTCTACCACTGCAAGCTCCTCAACAGTGACTAACCCCACATGATGATCACTGGTCCCAAAGCTCCCACCAAAATCTGACACTTCTACACCATCAACAGCTCCGGTCTGCAGACTCCACCTCTTCCCTGATGAACCTCACCATCAGACCTAAACCACAGGGACTCTTTCTTTCTATCTGTGGAATGAAAGTAAAGTTCTTGAGTTCCCAGAAAGCTTTGTGGGTTCTTTGAGAGGTTCCTAAAGTGGTCTTTGAGTGTATTAACTGACTCACACTGAGACAAACCATAGCCGCCTCCAGCTGGTACCTGCTCTACACCTGCGACCCTGTCTGTTACCTGTCAGGAAGCTAAAACagaaagagataaaacaaactCGTCACATCTGCGGCGCATTCAGCAGCTGAGCTAACAGAAGCCGTTTATCTAAGACGCTGATAAGACGGCAAACACACCGCAgcactgcatgctgggaaatcaCCAGCAGGCACCAGAGCACATCAGGTCTGTCCCAGTCTGACCCTGTGTGCTTCAGCATGGAGGGTCAAACTGTGAAACTGTACCAGCCTCAGCCATCAGCTCATCCAGGTGATCACTTACCTGCTTTGGTTTGTGACCAGTCAGGATACATGTTGTGTTCATCGATCAGTTAGCTGATCAATCAACAGAAGATCAATAGATCAATGATTGTGTTGGTGTTTTGCTCGGACCTGGCAGGCGTTCATCTCCGGTGCTCAGGAAACCCATCACGCCGACTCTGTAGTTCACCGTGACGACGATGACCTCGCCCCTGTCGGCCAGCTCCTTCCCGTCGTACAGCGAGTCCCCGAGGATCGCAATGTCGTTGGACGCCCCCAACAGGAAGGCTCCCCCGAACAGATACACCATCACCGGCAGGTTGGTCGACACTGATGGAGAAAGGCCTCGTTAGGTCGACGTTACTGACGGAGGTTTAGCTGTttgagtcagagctgcactgtGACGTCCAACCGATGCTGCTGAGATCAAACTGCACTGAAGTGAACGTGAAAACCTCCACCGATACCGGACGGCGGAGGGAGGGCGATGGTCACGTGACAGACGGAGGGTACCTGTTCGGTAAAGGTTTTATATTAAAGCCACAGTGAAGAATCCTCAAACACACGACatcagttcattcatttctgaACGATCGTTTGTCTTGTGTCAAAAGTCTGATGGAGAGAAAGTTCAGAATATTCTTAAAGTACAAACAATCTCATTTATTTCAGGATAAGAAAGTTAACGAAGGCGGAATGATTAATGTTGAACACGTCAGCTAATAACATAAATGAAAGCTATTAAAACTGTTTGAATTAAAGGTAAGGCCAAGCATACCAGTAATGCACCATCTTCTAAATGTGAGCTAAAATATTAGCTTCTCCTGTGAAGAACAAGTTGATTTAAATATATTCATGAATAAACAAGCTCATTTACGTTGATGCATGAATCGATTTGGATTGATTTCATGTCGAGACACATGAATGATTCTGCTTGGTGGAAACATACCATGTTTAAAATAATGTAGACCACGAACACACCACACATACAGGCCTGAGCTGaacctgaaacatctgaaacaaTCAGTTAAAGTCACCACAGTCACCGTATCGATTGATTATTATTGTCAAATACTCAAACATatcaaatcaaactgtaaaaCCAGTTCACCAGCGGTGACCAGCGGTCGCTAACTGATTAGCGCCGTTCTAGCTGGTGAGTTACATGACCTGGTTTTCAGATTAACGTGGCCCCTCCAGAGACCCCTTCAGCAGGTTCAGCTCTCAGGAAAGCACGTCGTCACGTGACTTTCAGTGGAAGTGAGACTTAAAACAGGTGTTTGATCAGAGATGATCAGTACAATAAAGGCTTCAGCACGCCTCTGAGGAACACGCAGGGAGAACTGATCCAGGTTTTTGGTCTGCTGTGTGAAAAGTGTCAATGAAGTTAaggttgattttcttttttaatgtgctgttgatggacactaatctcccacaatgcaacacaaacacaactggaCGATATTAGAACAGACTGTGgatgaaacagctgcagaaaagtCTCAGAAACCAAAAAATGGGCGTTAAATTTCTTTCTGTGAAGTTTAAGTGGTCGCAGTTTGATCTACATCAAACATCACATGGGTCACCTGACACTTCCTGTagtgtatgctgtgtgtgtgtgtgtgtgtgtgtgtgtgtgtgtgtgtcacctacATTTTCGTCCCTGTGGAACAAATATGTTCAGGTAGAGACAGTCCTCGCTGCCCTGGGTTTTCGTCTGCAGCAGCGTCACCTGCAGGCAGCGATCCCGATATTTGGTCGCCTTCAGGATTCCTGGAATCAGAGAACGTTTGGATTGTGACTGTTTATTCTGGTCTGCCTTCAGATGATTTATAAGTTGCTGTAAAGAACATCAGTGAAAACTGGGTGAGCTGTAACTACAACagaatgaatgtgtgtctgtttgagacAGTAGTTAAGAT
The DNA window shown above is from Chelmon rostratus isolate fCheRos1 chromosome 5, fCheRos1.pri, whole genome shotgun sequence and carries:
- the LOC121606653 gene encoding bile salt-activated lipase-like, producing the protein MLLLVVVCGVWLSSASAVKLGVVQTEAGLVEGQSDRMGLLRTVDVFKGIPFADVPGRWEKPKPHRGWTGILKATKYRDRCLQVTLLQTKTQGSEDCLYLNIFVPQGRKLSTNLPVMVYLFGGAFLLGASNDIAILGDSLYDGKELADRGEVIVVTVNYRVGVMGFLSTGDERLPGNYGLWDQHAAISWVHRNIKAFGGNPDNITVFGQSAGAASASFQMLSPYSKGLFRRAITQCGVALSPWALQRNPMALTKKIARKAGCWRSDEDEMLTCLKMSDPVGLTMAGKIDVLLLLGKGVVMDLLELAPVIDGDFIPEEPSRLFHNAAQVDYLAGVNSMDGHIFAGVDVPSINMRNATTVEQVKALLAGLTKEKGNAAVDSAYSVYTSHWGAVPDQAAVKKTVADIETDFLFLVPTQTALQLHANNSSGGRTYSYLFNMKTRIPGFPRWVEAEHAEDLQYLFGKPFSTPLAYFPRHRDLSKYMIAYWTNFARTGDPTSGGTRVPVPWPAFTKHQHPYLTINNKISKSSISYDLRSDYVAYWTQTYSSLPTIRKEE